From the Clostridium cagae genome, the window AGCATGTTTAGTTCAAAAAGAATTAAATGCTAATAATGCTACAGCATTTGATATAAATGTTGCTTGCTCAGGATTTGTATTTGCATTAGAAACTGCAAATTCATTAATGAAATCATTAAATTATAAAAATGCACTTGTTATAGGTGCAGAAACACTTTCTAAAGTCATTAATTGGAATGACAGAGGAACTTGTATATTATTTGGTGATGGTGGTGGAGCAGCAGTACTTGTAAGAGATGAAAAGAATGGAATAATTAATTCGTATTTGAAAACAGATGGAAAAAAGGGAGATTCATTGACTATAGGTGCACTTGATTTTAACACTCCTTTTACTAAAGAAAATTTTGTTAGCAACCAATATGTAGAGATGAATGGTAGAGAAGTTTTTAAATTTGCAACTTCAGCCATTATTAAAGGAATTGACGGTGCATTAGAAGGTACAGATGTTTGCTTAAATGATATAAAGTACATAGTACCTCATCAAGCTAATATAAGAATATTAGATTATGTTGCTAAAAAATTAAAGATAGATATAAATAAGTTTTATATAAATTTAGATAAGACAGGAAATACATCGTCAGCTTCAGTACCATTAGCGCTAAATGAGTTATATGAAAAAAATCTTCTACAAAAAGGAGATAAAATACTTTTAGTAGCTTTTGGTGGTGGATTAAGTTATGGAGCTACACTAATAGAATGGTAAAAAATATATTTTAAAAGTTTAAATTATCAATTAAAAAATAAATAAAAAGAGACATCAAGGAGGAAAAAATTATGTTATTTGAAGAAATTAGAGATATAATATGTGAACAATTAGGTGTAGAAAAGGATGGAATAACTTTAGAAACTACATTTGAAGATTTAGGAGCAGATTCTTTAGACTTATTCCAAGTTGTAATTGAATTAGAAGAAAAATTCAATATTCAAATAGAGGAAGTTGAAAAGTTAAAGAGTTTAAGAGATGCAGTTGAATATGTAAAGAATAAGACTAATAATTAAAATTTAAAATATTAACATCCAAGTTAAGTCGGGTATGCAAATAAGTATTCCCGATTTAATTTATATAATGTAAGTATTTTTATAAAAACACTATTAGGAGGAATTATTTGTGGCAAATAATAGAGTATGTGATCTACTTGATATAAAGTATCCAATATTTCAAGGAGGTATGGCTTGGATAGCAGATGCATCTTTAGCAGCAGCGGTAAGTGAAGCTGGTGGAATTGGAATAATAACAGGAGCAGCACCAACAGAATGGGTAAGAAATCAAATCAAAGAAGCTAAAAAATTAACAGATAAACCTTTTGGTGTAAACATAATGCTAATGTCTGAAAATGCAGCAGAAATAGCAGAACTAGTATGTGAAGAAAATGTAGCGATTGTTACTACTGGAGCAGGAAGTCCAGGTAAGTACATGGAAAGATGGAAAGCAAACAATATAAAGGTGATACCAGTTGTTGCATCAGTAGCCCTTGCTAAGAGAATGGAGAAAGCAGGAGCAGATGCAATTATAGCAGAGGGTACAGAATCAGGTGGTCATGTAGGTCAGCTTACTACAATGGCGTTAATTCCACAAGTTGTAGATGCAGTAAGTATACCGGTTATAGCAGCAGGTGGAATAGGTGATGGAAGAGGGATTGCAGCGTCTTTTATGTTAGGAGCAGAAGGCGTTCAAGTTGGAACTAGATTTTTAGTTGCAAGAGAATGTACAGTAAATCAAAATTATAAAGATAAGATATTAAAAGCTAAAGACATAGATACAGAAGTTACAGGTAGATCTACAGGTCATCCAGTAAGAGTGCTTAAAAATAAGCTGTCAAGAATGTATAACAAGTTAGAAAAAGAAGGTATAAGTTCAGAAAAATTAGAAGAATTAGGAGCAGGTACTTTAAAGAAGGCAGCTGTAGATGGGGATATTGAAAATGGCTCTATAATGTCTGGACAAATTGCAGGCTTAATTAACAAAGAACAAACATCAAAGGAAATTATTGAAGAGATGTTTGAAGAAGCAAAGCAAAGGTTTATGTTATTTGGAGGAAATCATGAATAGTGAAAATATTGCATTTCTTTTTCCAGGTCAAGGTGCTCAATATGTTGGAATGGTAAAGGAATTTTATGACAAAATACCAGAATGTAAAGAAATAGTTGATAAAGCAGAAAAAATACTAGATATGCCAATAAAAGATATGCTATTTAATGGTCCTGACGAAGTTTTAATGCAAACAGAAAATGCTCAACCTACAATAGTAGTGGCCTCTTTAGTAGCATTAAAAGCTTTGGAAGTAAATAATATTGAAGCAAAGTATACTGCAGGATTAAGTCTTGGAGAATATGCTTCACTAATTTTCTCAGGAGCACTTTCTTTAGAAGAAGGATTACTTCTTGTGAAAGAGAGAGGCAGAATAATGGGAAGCTCTCTTCCAAAAGGTCTTGGAAAGATGGCAGCTATTTTAAAACTTGATAATGAAAAATTAGAAGAGTTATTAAATAGAGCAAGTGAATTTGGTGTTGTAGAAGCAGCAAATTACAATTGTCCAAAGCAAGTAGCAATAGCTGGTGAAAATAAAGCTATTGATGAAGCTGTTAAAATAGCAAGGGAACTTGGTGGTTTAGGAATACCTTTAAAAGTAAGTGGCCCTTTTCATAGTTCGTTATTAAAGAGTGCAAGTGAAGAATTTTATAACACATTAAAGAATACAAACATAAATTCATTAAATAAAGTTACTTATTCTAATGTGAAAGGGTTACCTTATGATGAGAAAGATGATATTAAAGAGTTGTTAAAAAAGCATATAAGATCATCTGTACTTTTTGATAAGACTATTGAAGATATGATAAAAAATGGAGTTAATACATTTATTGAAGTTGGACCAGGTAAGGTTCTTAGTGGATTTGTAAAGAAGATTAATAGAAGTGTTACAGTATTAAATATAGAAGATATGGAATCATTAAATAAATTATTATTAACATTAGAAGAAATTTAGCTTAAGGAGGATTTTAATTAATGCTAAAAGGAAAATGTGCAATTATTACAGGAGCTGCAAGGGGAATAGGTAAAGCAATTGCTTTAAAATTAGCTTCTCTTGGTGCAAACATAGTATTAAATTATAGAAGTAGTGAAGAAGAGGCAAAAATAGTAGCTTCTGAAATAGAAAAAATGGGTGTAGAAGTTTTAACCGTTAAAGGTGATATAAGCAAGTTAGAAGACGTAGAAAATATTATAAGTGAAGCAAAGAACAAATTCGGAATTATAGATATTATTGTAAATAATGCTGGAATAACAAAAGATACCCTTATTCTTAGAATGAAAGAAAAAGACTTTGATGATGTTATAGATGTAAATTTAAAAGGGGTTTTTAATTGTTTAAAATCAATTACTCCTGTTATGGTTAAGCAAAGACATGGAAAGATAATAAATATTTCATCAGTAGTTGGTGTTGCAGGAAATGCAGGGCAAGTAAACTATGCAGCTTCTAAAGCAGGGGTTATAGGTATGACTAAATCTTTAGCAAAAGAGCTTGGAGCAAGAGGAATTAATGTAAATGCAGTTGCCCCAGGATTCATTGAAACAGATATGACAAGTGTTTTAGGTGAAAAAGTTAAAGAAGAAGCTCAAAAGAATATACCATTAAAGAGATTTGGAACTCCAGAAGATGTAGCAGGTGTTGTAGCTTTTCTTGCAAGTGAAAATTCAAACTATGTTACAGGTCAAGTTATAAATATTGATGGCGGAATGGTAATGTAATGGAGGAGTATAAAGTTATGGAAAGAAGAGTTGTTGTTACAGGAATGGGAGCATTAACTCCAATAGGAAATGATGTAGATACATTTTGGAAAAACAATAAAGAGGGTAAATTAGGAATAGATTTTATTAAATTAATAGATAATGAATTAATTAATGTTAAGATTGCTGGAGAACTTAAGGATTTTAATCCAGAAGAAGTTTTAGGTAAAAAAGAATGTAAAAGACTAGATAGATTTTCTCAAATGGCATTAATAGCAGCAGATGAAGCTATGAAAAGTTCTAAAATAGATTTAGAAAAAGTAGATAAAAAAAGATTTGGTGTTATGGTAGGTTCAGGAATAGGTGGATTTGCAACTATAGAAACTGAATGTACTAAATTAGTTACAGGTAAATCAAAGAGAATGTCACCATTCTTTGTTCCAATGGCAATTATTAATTTGGCTGCTGGAAACATATCTATTCAATATGGACTTGAAGGTTCTTGTACATCAGTAGTAACAGCATGTGCAACTGGTACAAATAACATTGGAGATGCATTTAGATATATAAAACATGGATACGCTGATTTTATGTTAGCAGGTGGTGCAGAAGCTCCAATAACAAGAATTGGTGTTGAAGGATTCCATAGTATGAAAGCACTTAATTCTTCAAATGATCCTGTTAAAGCGTCAACTCCTTTTGATAAGAATAGAAGTGGCTTTGTAATGGGTGAAGGTGCAGGAATATTATTACTTGAATCTTTAGATTCAGCTTTAGAAAGAGGAGCAAATATATTAGGTGAAATTGTAGGATATGGTTCAACTTGTGATGCATACCACATTACATCTCCACATCCAGAAGGTTTTGGAGCTGCAGAAGCCATGAGTCAAGCAATTAATGAAGCTAAAATAGATAAAACTGAAGTTTCATATATAAATGCTCATGGAACTTCAACTCAATTAAATGATAAATTTGAAACTGCAGCAATTAAAAAAGTTTTTGGAGAAGATGCATATAACATTCCAATATCTTCTACAAAATCAATGACAGGACACTTATTAGGTGCAGCCGGAGCTATTGAATCTATAGTATGCTTAAAAGCATTAAAAGAAGGATTTGTACCACCTACAATAGGTTATGAAACTAAAGATGAAGAACTAGATTTAGATTATGTGCCAAATAAGGGAAGAAAAAAAGAACTTAAGTATGCTTTAACAAATTCTTTAGGATTTGGTGGACATAATGCAACTTTATTATTTAAGAGATGGGAAGAAAAATAGGAGGCAATTTTATGGATTTTCAAAACATTAAAGAACTTATAAATATTATAAATTCTTCAGATTTAGCTTACTTTGAATTAAAATCAAATGATAGTTATATAAAAATGGATAAGTCTTTAACTAGAAGCTTAAATAGAAATGTAGAAGAAGAAGAGACTACAAAAAAGGAAAGCAACATTCATACAAAAGAGGAACCTATACAAGAAAAAAATGATTTCCCGGAAAATAAATTAAGCAATATACAAGAAGAAGCTGTAGAAGAAGATACAGTGATAATTACATCACCAATGGTTGGAACATTTTATTCATCACCATCTCCTGATAGTGAGTCATTTGCTAAAGAAGGAGATTATGTGAAAAAGGGAAAAGTAATTTGCATAATTGAAGCGATGAAGTTAATGAATGAAATTGAAAGTAATTATAATGGGAAAATAGTAAAGTGTTTTGCAAAAGATGGAGATATGGTTGAGTTTGGACAAAAACTCTTTGAAATTAAGGAGGATTAATATTTATGTTAAAGATAGAAGAAATAAAAGAAATTTTACCTCATAGATATCCATTTTTACTTATAGACAGAGTAACTGAAATGGATATAGAAGAAAAACTATTTGTTAAGGGATATAAGAATGTCTCTGCAAATGAACAATTTTTTCAAGGCCATTATCCACAAGAACCAATTATGCCAGGAGTTTTACAAATAGAAGCTTTGGCACAAGCAGGAGCTGTGGCTATTTTATCAATGGAAAAGTTTAAGGGAAAAACTCCGTTATTTGCTGGAACTAATAAGGTTAGATTTAAGGCAAAGGTTGTACCAGGAGATAGATTAGATTTATATTGTGAAATAGTAAAACTTAAGGGGCCAATAGGAATAGGTAAGGGAATCGCTTCAGTTGATGGTAAAACAGTTTGTGAAGCTGAAATACTTTTTGCTATAGGATAGGTGAAGGATATGTTTAAAAAGGTACTTATTGCAAATAGAGGAGAAATTGCAGTTAGAATAATTAGAGCTTGTAGAGAAATGGGAATACTTACAGTTGCTGTTTACTCAGAAATTGATAAAGAAGCACTTCATACTCAATTGGCTGATGAAGCGATTTGTATAGGTCCAGCAATAGCTAAAGATAGTTATTTAAATATTGCTAATATTTTAAGTGCATGTGTACTTAGTGGGGCTGATGCAATACATCCTGGATTTGGATTTTTATCTGAAAATGCTAAGTTCGCAAAGATGTGTAAAGAATGTAATATAAAATTTATAGGCCCAGATTATGAATCAATTGAACTTATGGGTGATAAAGCTAGAGCTAGAGAAATAATGAAAAAAGCAAATGTTCCTGTTGTACCTGGATATGAAGGGGAAATAGAGAATGAAACACATGCTTTAGGTATTGCTAAAAAAATAGGTTATCCGATAATGATAAAGGCAGCTGCTGGTGGTGGTGGAAAAGGAATAAGAATTGCCAGAAGTGATGAAGAATTCTTAAAGGGATATAAAACTGCTAAATCTGAATCTAAAGCTTGCTTTGGTGATGACAGATTATATATAGAAAAATTCATTGAAAAACCTAGACATATTGAATTTCAAATTTTAGCTGATGAGTATGGAAATGTTGTTCATTTAGGAGAAAGAGAATGCTCCCTTCAAAGAAAGAATCAAAAAGTTTTAGAAGAGGCGCCATCTAATATATTAAATGAAGAAATAAGAAATACTATGGGAGAAATAGCTAAGAAAGCAGCCAAGGCTGTTAATTATAAAAATGCAGGAACTATAGAATTTTTATTTGATAAGAATAATAACTTTTACTTTATGGAAATGAACACAAGAATACAAGTAGAGCATCCAATTACAGAAATGATTACAGGTGTTGATTTAGTTAAAGAACAATTAAAGATAGCATCAGGAGAAAAGTTATTATTAAAACAAGAAGATATAAAGATATCTGGTCACGCAATTGAATGTAGAATTAATGCAGAAGATCCAGAAAATGATTTTAGACCATGTCCTGGAGAAGTATCAGAGTTATGTGTTCCAGGTGGAATGGGAGTTAGAGTAGATTCTGCTATATATTGTGGATATAATATACCTTATTTTTATGATTCTATGATTGCAAAGCTTATAACTTTTGGAAAAACTAGAGAAGAAGCTATTGTAAAAATGAAAAGAGCTTTAGGTGAATTTGCAGTAGGTGGAGTAAAAACTAATATTGATTTTCAATTTTCTATACTTGAAATGCAAGAGTTTTTAGATGGAAATTATGATACGTCATTTTTATCAGAAAAGATGGTGAAGAATAATGCTTAAGGATTTATTTAAAAAAAGTAAATATGCAACGGTTAATCCATCAGCATATAAAAGTAAAGTAGTAGAAGAGAAGCCTAATATTCCATCTGGAATGTGGACTAAATGTAGTAATTGTAATAATATGATTTACTATGAAGATTTAGAAAATAACAAATATGTATGTACTAAGTGTAATCAACACTTTAGGATATCACCTAAGGAAAGAATAAAACAGATATTTGATAAAGATACTTTTAAGGAAATGTGGAAATCATTAAAAACAAATAATCCTATTGACTTTGAAGACTATGAAGAGAAAATAAATCAATCTCAAAGCAATACTGGAAGTAAAGAGGCAGTAGTTACTGGAGTAGGTAGAATAAATGATTTAGAAGTAGCTTGTGCAATAATGGATAGCTTCTTTATGATGGGAAGCATGGGGACTGTTGTTGGAGAAAAAATTACTAGAATAGTAGAATACGCTACAGAAAATAATCTTCCTATTTTGATTTTTACAGCTTCAGGTGGAGCAAGAATGCAAGAAGGTATTTTTTCGCTTATGCAAATGGCAAAAATAAGTGCTGCTCTTGCAAGGCATGATGAAAAGGGGCTATTATATATAACAATATTAACTGATCCAACTACTGGAGGAGTAACAGCAAGTTTTGCTATGGAAGGCGATATTATATTAAGCGAGCCCAATACTTTAGTTGGATTTGCAGGTAGAAGAGTTATAGAAAACACAATAAATGAAACTCTTCCAGAATCATTTCAAAAATCAGAATTTCTTCTTGAAAAAGGATTCATAGATAGCATTGTAGAAAGAAAAAATATGAGAGCTTATTTATATAAGATTCTTATTTTACATGGAGTGAATAAGTATGAATAAAGAGTTTATAAAATCAATAGTGGTATCAAGCCCTTGGGAAAAGGTTGAAATAGCTAGGCATAAAGATAGACCTACAGGAAAATATTATATAGATAATATTTTTAAAGATTTTATAGAATTTCATGGAGATAGATTATTTGGTGATGATAAAGCTGTAATTGGTGGAATAGCATCATTTGAAGATATTAGCGTTACAGTAATAGCAATAACAAAGGGAGCTAATACAAATGAAAATATAGAAAGAAATTTTGGAATGCCAAATCCAGAGGGATATAGAAAAGCATTAAGACTTATGAAACAAGCAGAAAAGTTTAATAGACCTGTTATTTGTTTCATAGATACTCCAGGAGCCTTTTGTGGAGTTGGAGCAGAAGAAAGAGGTCAAGGCAGTGCTATTGCAAATAATTTATTCGAACTTAGCAGATTGAAAACTCCTATAATTTCTATAGTTATTGGAGAAGGGGGAAGTGGAGGAGCATTAGCATTAACAGTAGCAGATAAAATACTTATGTTAGAGAATGCAGTTTATTCAATACTTTCACCAGAAGGGTTTGCATCTATATTATGGAAAGATAGCAAAAGAGTAAAAGAAGCAGCAAATGTTATGAAAATAACTGCACAAGATTTAAATGAGTTTGGGATTATAGATACGGTAATAAAAGAACCAAGAGGTGGAGCACATAAAAATCCACAAAAACAAGTAACGCTCATAAAAAAAGAACTTATGAATGCAATGAATGAAATGAAAAACATTGAAACAAATCAAATGATAAATGAGCGTTATGATAAATTTAGAAAAATAGGAACTTTAGAGTAATTTATAATATATAGTGACTTTTAATATAAGCTCAAAAGATTGCAATCTTTTGAGCTTTTTTGATTATATATATTTTAATATATTTTTTAAGCTGAGAAAGTTAAATATGAGTCATTGACAATATATACTATTTAGAAATAATATAATATTAAAGTTAAATTTTTTAAGAGGATGATGATTATGGATGTTGATCTGAAAAGTAAGGTAGATATATTTAAAGATTATTATAAAGATATAAGTAGAACATTAATATTTGACAATAATAAAGTTAAAATATTAGAAAGTTTACTTTATGTAATAAATAAAAATGAAGTAGATAAAAATGAATTAAAGAGTATTAGAAAATACATAAGTAAAAGTGAACTAAATAATGTATTTAATGGAAACGTTAAAAAGGCAATGTCTGCTTTTTTGTGTTCAAATTTTCAATATGAAAAAATAGTCAAAGACACAATTATAATATATGATAATTTAGTTAATAAAGGTTTTAAAAAGGACAAGTACTTAGAACTTTTATCGTTTATTATTACTTTAAGATTTCATAAAAAAGAATATGATAATATATTAAATAATATGTTAAAGGCAAAAACCGAAATAAAGAGCAAAGTACAGGGTATAGATGAATTTAAATTAATGAATATATGTTTTATAAATTTATCAATGTTTTCTAGGGAATATGATCAATTAGTTAAAAAGTATCTAAAGATATATTTTAAATTACTCAGAAAAAATTTTGATAAAAAAGAAGCATTTTTTATTGCACTTGCAATGATAAATTTAGATGAGATAGACTATACTAGTTATATAAATAATGTTATGGAAATAAAATCACATTTAAACAATACTAAAATGGAAATAAAAGAAGAGCATTATTTATTATTAGGTTTATCTTCATTAATAATTGAAAATAATAGTGAATTCATTGATAATATTAGTGAAGTATATGATGATTTATGTGAAAAAAGACTTATAAAAAAGGATCAGATTGTACTAGTATCTATTACACTAGTATTATATGAATATATTGAAATCATTTCAGAAGATGATGAGGATTTATTTACTGAAAATGAAATAAATATAGTTAAGAAGTTAATAGAATACTTAACTTTATTGTTAATATAACAATAAAAATTAATATTAAAGGAGAATAATATTATGGAGAGTAATAGCACAAAGGTTGCTAAAATAGCAACTAAAATGGCTATATGTGATAGATTCGAGGAAGATGATTTAAAAAAGATATATAATAAAGAAGGTATAAAAGTCACAGCAGTAAATATAGGTGGAAATATTAATTCATCAATATCTAAGATATTAGAAAGTGCACTAGTTGCATCAAAAAGAAATGGCCTTATAAGAGAAGAACATTTACATGAAGGTGCAGTAATAGGTGCTACTAGAGATGCTATAATACAAGTTTCTAATAGAGCTAATGCACAAAATGTAGGTGGAAAGATTGGAATAGCTAGAGGTGGAGAACATATTTCTGTATGTATATTCTTAAGTATTGGATTGCTTCATTTAGATGAAGTTGTTATAGGCATAGGACACAGAGCTATACCAGAATAAAAATATTAGGATGTATTTTAGCAAAATTTTGATATATGTATAAGCAAAGTGGATGGAGCAATTGAATTTATAAATACTAAAAATAAATATAGTTAAATAGGTATTTACTTATATTATTAGGATAGATATTAAGATAAGAAGAATTATTTTAATATCTATCTTTTTTATTATAGGGATTAAAATAAGTGTATTTTGAAAAATAATTTAAAGTTTAAAACATAAGTACGTTAATTC encodes:
- a CDS encoding beta-ketoacyl-ACP synthase III; its protein translation is MNIKIGGVGGYLPSLAVTNDKISEFVDTNDEWIVERTGIKERRISEGENTSEIAVKAAKVALERAKIDSEDLDLIIVATITPDMFMPSVACLVQKELNANNATAFDINVACSGFVFALETANSLMKSLNYKNALVIGAETLSKVINWNDRGTCILFGDGGGAAVLVRDEKNGIINSYLKTDGKKGDSLTIGALDFNTPFTKENFVSNQYVEMNGREVFKFATSAIIKGIDGALEGTDVCLNDIKYIVPHQANIRILDYVAKKLKIDINKFYINLDKTGNTSSASVPLALNELYEKNLLQKGDKILLVAFGGGLSYGATLIEW
- a CDS encoding acyl carrier protein — protein: MLFEEIRDIICEQLGVEKDGITLETTFEDLGADSLDLFQVVIELEEKFNIQIEEVEKLKSLRDAVEYVKNKTNN
- the fabK gene encoding enoyl-[acyl-carrier-protein] reductase FabK, with translation MANNRVCDLLDIKYPIFQGGMAWIADASLAAAVSEAGGIGIITGAAPTEWVRNQIKEAKKLTDKPFGVNIMLMSENAAEIAELVCEENVAIVTTGAGSPGKYMERWKANNIKVIPVVASVALAKRMEKAGADAIIAEGTESGGHVGQLTTMALIPQVVDAVSIPVIAAGGIGDGRGIAASFMLGAEGVQVGTRFLVARECTVNQNYKDKILKAKDIDTEVTGRSTGHPVRVLKNKLSRMYNKLEKEGISSEKLEELGAGTLKKAAVDGDIENGSIMSGQIAGLINKEQTSKEIIEEMFEEAKQRFMLFGGNHE
- the fabD gene encoding ACP S-malonyltransferase — protein: MNSENIAFLFPGQGAQYVGMVKEFYDKIPECKEIVDKAEKILDMPIKDMLFNGPDEVLMQTENAQPTIVVASLVALKALEVNNIEAKYTAGLSLGEYASLIFSGALSLEEGLLLVKERGRIMGSSLPKGLGKMAAILKLDNEKLEELLNRASEFGVVEAANYNCPKQVAIAGENKAIDEAVKIARELGGLGIPLKVSGPFHSSLLKSASEEFYNTLKNTNINSLNKVTYSNVKGLPYDEKDDIKELLKKHIRSSVLFDKTIEDMIKNGVNTFIEVGPGKVLSGFVKKINRSVTVLNIEDMESLNKLLLTLEEI
- the fabG gene encoding 3-oxoacyl-[acyl-carrier-protein] reductase, with protein sequence MLKGKCAIITGAARGIGKAIALKLASLGANIVLNYRSSEEEAKIVASEIEKMGVEVLTVKGDISKLEDVENIISEAKNKFGIIDIIVNNAGITKDTLILRMKEKDFDDVIDVNLKGVFNCLKSITPVMVKQRHGKIINISSVVGVAGNAGQVNYAASKAGVIGMTKSLAKELGARGINVNAVAPGFIETDMTSVLGEKVKEEAQKNIPLKRFGTPEDVAGVVAFLASENSNYVTGQVINIDGGMVM
- the fabF gene encoding beta-ketoacyl-ACP synthase II; amino-acid sequence: MERRVVVTGMGALTPIGNDVDTFWKNNKEGKLGIDFIKLIDNELINVKIAGELKDFNPEEVLGKKECKRLDRFSQMALIAADEAMKSSKIDLEKVDKKRFGVMVGSGIGGFATIETECTKLVTGKSKRMSPFFVPMAIINLAAGNISIQYGLEGSCTSVVTACATGTNNIGDAFRYIKHGYADFMLAGGAEAPITRIGVEGFHSMKALNSSNDPVKASTPFDKNRSGFVMGEGAGILLLESLDSALERGANILGEIVGYGSTCDAYHITSPHPEGFGAAEAMSQAINEAKIDKTEVSYINAHGTSTQLNDKFETAAIKKVFGEDAYNIPISSTKSMTGHLLGAAGAIESIVCLKALKEGFVPPTIGYETKDEELDLDYVPNKGRKKELKYALTNSLGFGGHNATLLFKRWEEK
- the accB gene encoding acetyl-CoA carboxylase biotin carboxyl carrier protein gives rise to the protein MDFQNIKELINIINSSDLAYFELKSNDSYIKMDKSLTRSLNRNVEEEETTKKESNIHTKEEPIQEKNDFPENKLSNIQEEAVEEDTVIITSPMVGTFYSSPSPDSESFAKEGDYVKKGKVICIIEAMKLMNEIESNYNGKIVKCFAKDGDMVEFGQKLFEIKED
- the fabZ gene encoding 3-hydroxyacyl-ACP dehydratase FabZ; amino-acid sequence: MLKIEEIKEILPHRYPFLLIDRVTEMDIEEKLFVKGYKNVSANEQFFQGHYPQEPIMPGVLQIEALAQAGAVAILSMEKFKGKTPLFAGTNKVRFKAKVVPGDRLDLYCEIVKLKGPIGIGKGIASVDGKTVCEAEILFAIG
- a CDS encoding acetyl-CoA carboxylase biotin carboxylase subunit, translated to MFKKVLIANRGEIAVRIIRACREMGILTVAVYSEIDKEALHTQLADEAICIGPAIAKDSYLNIANILSACVLSGADAIHPGFGFLSENAKFAKMCKECNIKFIGPDYESIELMGDKARAREIMKKANVPVVPGYEGEIENETHALGIAKKIGYPIMIKAAAGGGGKGIRIARSDEEFLKGYKTAKSESKACFGDDRLYIEKFIEKPRHIEFQILADEYGNVVHLGERECSLQRKNQKVLEEAPSNILNEEIRNTMGEIAKKAAKAVNYKNAGTIEFLFDKNNNFYFMEMNTRIQVEHPITEMITGVDLVKEQLKIASGEKLLLKQEDIKISGHAIECRINAEDPENDFRPCPGEVSELCVPGGMGVRVDSAIYCGYNIPYFYDSMIAKLITFGKTREEAIVKMKRALGEFAVGGVKTNIDFQFSILEMQEFLDGNYDTSFLSEKMVKNNA
- the accD gene encoding acetyl-CoA carboxylase, carboxyltransferase subunit beta, producing the protein MLKDLFKKSKYATVNPSAYKSKVVEEKPNIPSGMWTKCSNCNNMIYYEDLENNKYVCTKCNQHFRISPKERIKQIFDKDTFKEMWKSLKTNNPIDFEDYEEKINQSQSNTGSKEAVVTGVGRINDLEVACAIMDSFFMMGSMGTVVGEKITRIVEYATENNLPILIFTASGGARMQEGIFSLMQMAKISAALARHDEKGLLYITILTDPTTGGVTASFAMEGDIILSEPNTLVGFAGRRVIENTINETLPESFQKSEFLLEKGFIDSIVERKNMRAYLYKILILHGVNKYE
- a CDS encoding acetyl-CoA carboxylase carboxyltransferase subunit alpha, which translates into the protein MNKEFIKSIVVSSPWEKVEIARHKDRPTGKYYIDNIFKDFIEFHGDRLFGDDKAVIGGIASFEDISVTVIAITKGANTNENIERNFGMPNPEGYRKALRLMKQAEKFNRPVICFIDTPGAFCGVGAEERGQGSAIANNLFELSRLKTPIISIVIGEGGSGGALALTVADKILMLENAVYSILSPEGFASILWKDSKRVKEAANVMKITAQDLNEFGIIDTVIKEPRGGAHKNPQKQVTLIKKELMNAMNEMKNIETNQMINERYDKFRKIGTLE
- a CDS encoding DUF4003 family protein, with protein sequence MDVDLKSKVDIFKDYYKDISRTLIFDNNKVKILESLLYVINKNEVDKNELKSIRKYISKSELNNVFNGNVKKAMSAFLCSNFQYEKIVKDTIIIYDNLVNKGFKKDKYLELLSFIITLRFHKKEYDNILNNMLKAKTEIKSKVQGIDEFKLMNICFINLSMFSREYDQLVKKYLKIYFKLLRKNFDKKEAFFIALAMINLDEIDYTSYINNVMEIKSHLNNTKMEIKEEHYLLLGLSSLIIENNSEFIDNISEVYDDLCEKRLIKKDQIVLVSITLVLYEYIEIISEDDEDLFTENEINIVKKLIEYLTLLLI
- a CDS encoding HutP family protein yields the protein MESNSTKVAKIATKMAICDRFEEDDLKKIYNKEGIKVTAVNIGGNINSSISKILESALVASKRNGLIREEHLHEGAVIGATRDAIIQVSNRANAQNVGGKIGIARGGEHISVCIFLSIGLLHLDEVVIGIGHRAIPE